GTCACCGCGTAAGGGACGTGGCGGCAAGAGCAGCGGCAGCGGCCGCAAAGCCCAGTCTGGTGGCAATAGCACCGCTGCTTTTGTACGCAAGAAGAGAAAGTAAGCCTGGGTTTTATCGAGGATAGAATGCAGAGTTAATACGTGTAGTCGGGAAAAAACGTGTTGGAAGGGCGGGTGGAGCCAGGTGCTGCATCCGCTCTTTTTCTTTTTAGTTCCTTGTTAAGTCGGATTGTTGAAAAGACCTTTGATTTCATTCGTGGCGTCCTCCGTATGAGAACTTTTTATCTAAATGTCTTTTGAAAGGTGGACACTCAGCTGGAGTAGAGTTAAGTGTAGACAGGTAATGGAGATGAAAGGACACTTTTTGGATTTGTCCGTGTGGAAGAGACGAAGTGGGGAGAAGATGTATCATCAGGAAAAAACTTTTCACAACATGATGAGGATCTCATTGAATTCGCCCATTCTGATATACATTGATATATCAAATTGTTATATCTGTATTCGTGTTATATCGTATATATATTTGTGTATTATATAATGAATGATTACACGACATACCATAATTTTTGTTGTTAGCTGATCTAAGGAGTTTCATGGCTTTTTTGGTGATAGCTGTGGAACAGGCGGATTCTTGATTTTAGACCGTAGAGTTGGTACAATTAATCTCTAGCGTACTTGATCAAATCGGCTGAACGACGAGGAGGAGAATGGACATGGGTAAGAAAAATGATGGCAAGGTTTTAGCGCAGAATAAAAAAGCTTCCCATGACTACTTCATCGAAGAAACCTTTGAGGCAGGTATGGTGCTGACGGGCACGGAGATTAAATCTGTTCGCAATGCCCGGGTGAATATTAATGATGCTTTTGCAACGATTCGTAATGGTGAGATTCATATTCATAACATGCATATTAGTCCTTTTGAGCAAGGGAATCGGCACAATCCAACGGATCCGACCCGGGCTCGCAAGCTGCTGATGCATAAGGCACAGATTAACAAGCTCCTCGGTCTCTCCAAGCAAGAAGGCTACTCGATTGTTCCGCTGAAGATTTATGTTCGCAACGGATACGCGAAGCTGCTGATCGGGCTTGGTAAAGGGAAGAAGCAATACGACAAGCGTGAGGCGGCCGCCAAGCGGGATGCACAGCGCGATATTCAGCGTATTTTGCGCGAGAAGCAGAAAGTGGCAAGATAGACACTCAGGTCATTGGATAGGCTATATATTGCCTGTTCTTCCTTCAAGTCCATAATCAATGCGGACTCGAAGTGTGTTATACTAAGTGATGTAAGAAAGTAATGATTTATGGATGCACCTTTGCCGGATACTCTTGAGATCCAGCCTTTTATAATACGGGGGCGTTTTTGGATTCGACGGGGGTAGTTCGAGCATGGGTAGCGGGTAGTGGGGACGCGTCCGCTTCATCAACGCTAAAGCCAATTAAACGGCAAACAACAAAACAACTTCGCATTAGCAGCTTAATAACCTGTTAGCGAGCTCCTCCTCTGCATCGCCCATGTGCCGAGACAGGGGCCCAACTTTAGTGGGATACGCTGTCACATCTCCGCCTGGGGTGTGCTGAAGAAGACAATCAGGCTGACCTTAGCGATAGCCGGTTACGGGGCGCTTGCTAAGGTGACATCAAAACCGTGACTACACCCGTAGACACCTATGTGGCGTTGCCTTCGGACAGGGGTTCGACTCCCCTCGCCTCCATTGTTAAAACCCAGTCCCAATAAGGGCTGGGTTTTTATTATGCCTGAAATTGTAGACACGAGACTTTGGTGATCTCAATTTTTGTAATTCTTGTAGACGAGTTGAACAAAAGATTCCTGATTTATGGTATTAATAAGTATATTACAACTTTTGTAAAAAAAATTTGAAAGGATAAAGTTATGAGCAATTTAATAATGAAACATTGGTCTGCTGAACAACGTGAGTTGCCTGGAATGAATTGCATTGCTTTTCCAAATGGAAAAATAATCATTTTAAATGTCGCGACATATTACAATCCTAACAACAATGAACGCAAGGTTTACTGTTCTCCCCAGTGTGATACGACTATTGAAAGTATCGAAAAATATGACGCCGAATGCTGGACAATGGTTGATGCATGGACGAATATTGACTATCAAGGCGGTAAAATCTATGGCGGGGATGGGCAAATGGGAAATGAAGGCTTCATTGCTTGCACAGATGCAAATGACAATTTGGTTTGGGGTATCTTTTTTGATGAGACAAATCCTATAAAAAAATTAAGTATCAAAGATAAAACATTAATTGCTATTAATGAACATGAAGATATGAGGATTCAAATCAATTTGGACACCCTTGTAGATATTAAGATGACATATCTTAGGTAACTCACTTAGATGGAGACAGGGGTTCGATTCCCCTCGCCTCCATCGATACTATCAGAAAAAGCACCGTGTCAGGTGCTCTGTTTGTGTCTTCATTTCTGAATAGCTTGGTACCTGAAATATCCAATTAATCCGTTTATATCGCTACACGTTAAAGTTCTATGCTGTCAGAGCTTCTATTTGAAAGGAAATCAAGAACTAATTGATTGAATTCATGCGGCTCCTCGATAAATGGGAGGTGGCCACAGTCCTGCATCATGATTTTGGATGATAGCTTTATGCTGTTATGCAAGTTTTCGGCTGTCTTTATGTTAAATGGATGATCTTGGTCAGAAGTGATTATAAGGGTCGGAATGTTAATCTCTCGTAATCGGCTGATGGCGTAGGGTTTAACAGTGGTAGAGAGGTTTGGAGAGAAACGACAGAAGTTGCTAGTTTTCCTAACATTATTGAGAACTTTTTTTCGAGCTTCTTCTTTTCTTTTGGAAGGAAAGAAGTATTGCCAGAAACGATTCGTGATGAATGATTCGATAGCTTTCTTATGTCCTTTCAGACGAACATTGAAAAAATTTTTTATTCCTTGCCACGTCATGTTCATAGGATAAGGATTGCCGTTTATAGAGGGCGAGGCCAGAATAAGGGCCTGAACTAGATGGGGGTATGTGAGAGTAAAGTCTATAGCAACGCCTCCACCCAAGGATGAACCAATTAGAGTAACATTATGCAACCTTAGGGATTCAATTAGTGCTTTTAGATCATCGACATTAGCAAATGAAGAGTTTGGTGTGCTGGAAAGACCATATCCCCGTAAATCATAGCGGATTATTTTATAATGTTTGGAAAAAGTGTCAACCTGTTCGTTCCAAATTTGATGATCATTGAAGTTTCCATGAATCAGAAAAATCGGATCACCTTTTCCTGAAACTGTATAAAAAAGTCGCCCATCGTCTAAGTTTAAATAGTCCTGAATCATAGAATTGAACCTCCTTCACCTACCAATTTACAAGAGATCGGCATTATGAAGGTTGTCTTCTATAATAGATCTCAGCACTTCGGAAATGGAATAATCACCTTTGTGGCAGTAGCGGTCGATTTCTTCCCAATATTCCTGCGGCAAGGTTAATGATATTTTTCGAGTTGTACCTATTGGCTTGCGGCCTGCCCCTTTGCGGCTACCTCCCCTGTTACCAGTCAGACAACCCGTATCTTTGTTATTTATTAACTCCATCATGTCATCACCCATCAATATAGTTCCATATAATTATTTCACAGTCAATTAATGCTACCTTAATCAAACTCTTTGCCTATTAGAGAGAAAGGCAAAACATTGAAAAAATGAAACTTAAGAACCAAGAAACTCGTAATATGTTGTAATATGTAGAAAAGGGGGAGAAAGTTTTGAGAAAGACTAGTTTAGGAATTTTACTTTTGGCATTGTTATTACTGGTTACTGCATGTGGAGGTGCTGCCTCTACATCAACAGGAACGCAGAATGCTAATACTTCTGTAAAGGATCAAGGCCCTGCAGAGAACGCAAATAATGAGCAATCAGGTGACGTTGATACAGCAGAAGAGACTAAGGAGCCTGAAGAGCCGAAAGAGGTTGTTTACAAAGTAGGGGACAAGTTCAATTTAGGCAATTGGGAAGTTGTGCTGGACTCCTTTGAATTCAATCAAAAAGTCAGTGATACATACTTTTCTTCTAGTGCGGACGAGGGCAATAAGTTTCTAATTTTAAATTACACAGTTACCAATGAAGGAACGGAAGCAGACAACTTTACGTCAATGATTGGCGGAGTCGAAATGAAGGCGATATTTAAGGACAAATATGAGTATAAATATACGGTCACGATGATAGACCAAGACCTTAGCAAAGAAAGTGTTAAGCCACTATCTTCAAAAACCGGATTTGTTGTAATGGAAGTTCCTGACGAAGTAGCTAAATCAGAAGATGCTTTGATTCTAAAGCTGGCAAAAGATAAGGACAATGCCACTATTAATTTAAGATAGCTGGAGTTGCTACTAGTATGAAAGAAACCGCAAGCGTAAGGGATTTCTCCCCAGGGCTTGCGGTTTTTTTGCTATTTTATTGGATTGTCCGGGAGGCCTGCACATAAGGGAATTAGCCATAAAATCACAAAAAGATGACGGACTTTGTTCAAAACCTCAAGACGTTATCAACAAAGCCGGTGTAAAGCTCCGGTGGTATTCAGTGCTCAACCGCCAACGTTGTTCTCAGATTTGAACTTCTTCAGCAAATTACCAAAGATAAGATCATCGGACAGTTTGTATAATTGCTGGGCCCGATTGTACAGATTCGAACAGGCTGTCGCATCAGCTGGGGTGGAGTCGCTCATGCGGTAGCATTTGCCGCCCTCCAGAGTTCCTTTACCCCCGTCTGCGAACCAATATTCGCCGTCTGTTGCCGAACCGTCGCGGAACGGCACGAACCGCTCGCCTCCAGCAAGCAGATTTTTCCCTGTCATGTAAGGCTGTTCGACATCGATGCCAAGCAAATGCAGCACCGTCGGCGCGACGTCGGTCATGCCGCCAACTTCGGAGCGAACTTCGGCCATTTGCCCGCCGGGCAGATGAATGATCAATGGCACGCTTTTTTTCAACTGCTCGAATTCAAGCGAATCGTAATTGCCCACCGCGAATTCCGGAAGCTCGCTATCGTTCTTCACCAAGCCGCTATCATGGTCGCCGTAGATCACCAGTACCGTATTGTCCCACAGACCTTTATCTTTCAGGTCTTTAACTAATTCACCGATCGCTTGGTCCATATAATGAATCGTGTGGATATAATCCATAAATAGAGGATCGCTGTAAGAAGGCATTGTTATTGTTTTGTGCTTCTCAGGCAAATAGAACGGATGGTGGCTGGTTAACGTGACGGCAAATCCAAAGAACGGCTTGTTTACCGATGAATCCAAAAACCCTACAGTCTGCTTCAAGAATCCGATATCGTTAAGCCCCCAGCCGATCCTCTCTTTCTTTTCGTCATATACGAAATCGCTTGCGCTGTAAAAACGGTTGTACCCGATATTCCGGTACATCACATTCCGGTTCCAGAAGCCGGCGCGGAACGCATGGAATGCAGCGGTATCGTAACCGTTCCGTTTCAGGATCGAAGGCAACGCATCGTAATCATTCTTCGGAAACCGGACATAGACTGAACCGGCAGCCAGCGGCTGCAGCGATGTTTTCACGGTAAACTCGGCATCGGATGTCCGGCCTTGTGCGGTCTGATGATAAAAATGATCGAAATAAAGACTCTCCTTGACCAACTCGTTCAAGTTCGGCGTAATGACCTGCCCGTCTATACTTTGGTTAATGACGAAATTCTGCAGCGCTTCAACCTGCACGATAAGGACGTTCTTCCCTTCAGCTATGCCGCGGTAAGACGTCTCGGCTCTGATGGCAGCGTCGTGCTCCCGGAACCACTGCTTGTACATGTTGTAATCGTTGGCGTTTACGGAGTAACTCTGAAACAAGCCCTCGACAGAACGGTACGTATCGAATGCGTGAAATCCGATTAGTCCGGTACGCTTGTAGATGGTTTCAGCCGATACAGCTTTTTTGAAAAAATCAGAGCCGCCGTACTTGTCCAGGATATGGAGCGGATACCACGCGGTTACAGCGCCAAGCGCTGCAACAATAACGAACATGGAGCTCTTGGTGATTACGTTCCTGGCGGACAGCTTGGGCTTAGTGCGGCCCAAACGGCGGAAAATGATCACGCCGAGCGTCAAAGTAACTACGGCCTCGGCCAGAAAGATCAAATCCGTGCTTCGAAACAGTGCTTTGATGCTGCTGTTCACATCCCCAAGCTGACCGATCTGGGTAAAGACAACGATTGACAGCAGATCTTCGAAGTAACGGAAATACATCAGATCAGCAAGTACAATCAGCAGGATGACCGTATTCATGATCGTGAGCGCTAGAATCCGCGCTCTCCGGCGAAGAAGCAGTGTCCAGGAGGCCAATAAAATACCGGTGCCAAGACTGATCATGCCGATATCGAGGACAAGCGGTCCTTTCGGCCCGCCGGCAAACAGAAATTTGAGCAACGCCTTGGCAAAGCCAACAACGCCTTCTCTGAAAAGAACGGAATCGGTATATTTGGCGAAAAGATACATATTTAACATGAAAAAGAACAGAAACAAAACCAAGTCGAGACTGTAGACAATAGATTTGCCTACCGTTACTACGGATCGTCGCAAAGAAGACACCCAGTGTCCCACCTCTCTAGTGAATACTGAAAGCTCTATTCTACTTGATAGAATCGGGGGGATCAACTTAAGTTTCATGTCAAGGCGGCCCACTTCTTTGATCAGTATCTAATTATTGCCCCTTCTCAGTTACTGCCACATAGATGTCCAATATACACACACGTACTTGCTACGAAAGTTGTAAATAGGATTAAAATACACATCTTTAGAAATGGATATAAAGGCCTATTTTTTGTCGAATAAAGTCGACCGATAAAGTCTAATAAGGGCTTTTTCATAATAAAGGAGTGGGGCTTAGAATGAAGATTTCTACCTGGCTTAAAGCGATGAGTGGAGTGTTTATTTTTCTGACGGTCCTGAACGGAATTAGTGTGTATAGTCTTCAAAAGAGCGTAGCGCAGGAACGCACTACTGTAAAAAGGCAAGCAGAATTCAAGCAATTAGGAATCGATTTAGCCAACTCCTCGGACTATTTGACTAACGAAGTAAGGGCTTTCGTGCAGTTCGGAGATAAAGTCCACTATGACAACTACTGGAAGGAAGTAAATGAGACCAAAACGAGAGAGCATGTAGTGGAGAGATTAACTGCATTGGGCGCGCCTAAAGAAGAGCTGGATCTTATTTCACAGTCAAAAGAAATTTCGGATGCCCT
The window above is part of the Paenibacillus lutimineralis genome. Proteins encoded here:
- a CDS encoding DUF4352 domain-containing protein, whose amino-acid sequence is MRKTSLGILLLALLLLVTACGGAASTSTGTQNANTSVKDQGPAENANNEQSGDVDTAEETKEPEEPKEVVYKVGDKFNLGNWEVVLDSFEFNQKVSDTYFSSSADEGNKFLILNYTVTNEGTEADNFTSMIGGVEMKAIFKDKYEYKYTVTMIDQDLSKESVKPLSSKTGFVVMEVPDEVAKSEDALILKLAKDKDNATINLR
- a CDS encoding ribbon-helix-helix domain-containing protein yields the protein MELINNKDTGCLTGNRGGSRKGAGRKPIGTTRKISLTLPQEYWEEIDRYCHKGDYSISEVLRSIIEDNLHNADLL
- the smpB gene encoding SsrA-binding protein SmpB encodes the protein MGKKNDGKVLAQNKKASHDYFIEETFEAGMVLTGTEIKSVRNARVNINDAFATIRNGEIHIHNMHISPFEQGNRHNPTDPTRARKLLMHKAQINKLLGLSKQEGYSIVPLKIYVRNGYAKLLIGLGKGKKQYDKREAAAKRDAQRDIQRILREKQKVAR
- a CDS encoding LTA synthase family protein; this encodes MSSLRRSVVTVGKSIVYSLDLVLFLFFFMLNMYLFAKYTDSVLFREGVVGFAKALLKFLFAGGPKGPLVLDIGMISLGTGILLASWTLLLRRRARILALTIMNTVILLIVLADLMYFRYFEDLLSIVVFTQIGQLGDVNSSIKALFRSTDLIFLAEAVVTLTLGVIIFRRLGRTKPKLSARNVITKSSMFVIVAALGAVTAWYPLHILDKYGGSDFFKKAVSAETIYKRTGLIGFHAFDTYRSVEGLFQSYSVNANDYNMYKQWFREHDAAIRAETSYRGIAEGKNVLIVQVEALQNFVINQSIDGQVITPNLNELVKESLYFDHFYHQTAQGRTSDAEFTVKTSLQPLAAGSVYVRFPKNDYDALPSILKRNGYDTAAFHAFRAGFWNRNVMYRNIGYNRFYSASDFVYDEKKERIGWGLNDIGFLKQTVGFLDSSVNKPFFGFAVTLTSHHPFYLPEKHKTITMPSYSDPLFMDYIHTIHYMDQAIGELVKDLKDKGLWDNTVLVIYGDHDSGLVKNDSELPEFAVGNYDSLEFEQLKKSVPLIIHLPGGQMAEVRSEVGGMTDVAPTVLHLLGIDVEQPYMTGKNLLAGGERFVPFRDGSATDGEYWFADGGKGTLEGGKCYRMSDSTPADATACSNLYNRAQQLYKLSDDLIFGNLLKKFKSENNVGG
- a CDS encoding alpha/beta fold hydrolase translates to MIQDYLNLDDGRLFYTVSGKGDPIFLIHGNFNDHQIWNEQVDTFSKHYKIIRYDLRGYGLSSTPNSSFANVDDLKALIESLRLHNVTLIGSSLGGGVAIDFTLTYPHLVQALILASPSINGNPYPMNMTWQGIKNFFNVRLKGHKKAIESFITNRFWQYFFPSKRKEEARKKVLNNVRKTSNFCRFSPNLSTTVKPYAISRLREINIPTLIITSDQDHPFNIKTAENLHNSIKLSSKIMMQDCGHLPFIEEPHEFNQLVLDFLSNRSSDSIEL